A segment of the Nostoc sp. TCL26-01 genome:
CCTTTCAAGAAGATTTGGGATCTCTGCGTGCCAAAGTAGATCGCATAGTCAAGATTGGCGCACAGATTACTAGCCAATTGCAATTAGGGGAAAGAGATAGTCAAAATATCCACAGAGCTGCTTTATTATGTAAAGCTGACTTAGTTACTCAAATGGTCTATGAATTCCCCGAATTACAGGGAATTATGGGACAAAAGTATGCTCTAGCCAGTGGCGAAGCTCCAGAGGTTGCCACAGCAATTTTAGAACATTATCTGCCACGAGGAGCAGATGATATATTACCTCAAACTCTCACAGGTCAAGTGGTGGGTTTGGCAGATCGATTAGATACTTTAGTGAGTATCTTTGGTTTGGGTTTGATCCCCACTGGTTCCTCTGATCCCTTTGCTTTGCGTCGTGCAGCTAACGCTATTGTTAACATTACTTGGGCTGCTAATTTGCAGATTAATTTAGCCAGCTTACTAGGACAAATAGCTACCGATTTTGCTGCCAAATATCACAAAGACCAAGCGCAATTAATAACAGCGTTAAACGATTTCTTCCTGCAACGTATCCGGACCTTACTCCAAGAAGAAAAACAAATTGACTACGACTTAGTGAATGCAGTTTTGGGAGAGAATGACTCAGAGTATACAGACAGAGCATTACAGAATTTACTAGACGTGCGCGATCGCGCCCTATACCTACAACAAATCCGCACAGATGGTACACTAGACAAAATCTACGAAACTGTGAATCGTTCCACACGCCTAGCAGCCCAAGGTGATTTAGATACTAAACAGCTAGAACCAACAAATTTAGTGCGGACAGAATTATTTCAAAAGTCGTCCGAATCAGCTTTCTATGATGGTTTAGTCAACCTAGTACCACAAACCCAAGCAGCCCAACAGTCACGTAACTATCAACTGTTAGTCGCCGGGTTAGAAAATATTGCCCCGACAGTGAGTAGCTTTTTTGATGGCGCTGATAGTGTGTTAGTCATTGACCCAAATCCAGAAATTAAGCAAAATAGATTACATTTGCTAGGATTGCTGCGAAATCATGCTCGTGTGCTAGCTGATTTTGGAGCGATCGTCAAAAATCTGTAGCCTA
Coding sequences within it:
- the glyS gene encoding glycine--tRNA ligase subunit beta, yielding MPGFLLEVGTEELPASFLSDAMAQWRSLIPQSLAAHSLTYESVAVYGTPRRLAVLIKGLPSQQPDTEEEIKGPPAQAAFKDGQPTPAAVGFAKKQGVEITALTVRPTDKGEFVFVQKKTLGRPVAEIFSELVPTWIDQLEGKRLMRWGDGDVRFSRPIRSLVALLDEAILPIELVNGSLSVKSDRISVAHRVLHPEPVTIHKATDYVDTLRDAYVVVDPQERTATIQQEVQAAVEQLSGYTEIYPDLLAEVTNLVEWPSCVIGKFESEFLDLPTEVTTTVMVSHQRYFPVFKAGNTKELLPYFVTISNGDPSKSAIIAVGNERVIRARLADGQFFYKTDLSKSLESYLPQLETVTFQEDLGSLRAKVDRIVKIGAQITSQLQLGERDSQNIHRAALLCKADLVTQMVYEFPELQGIMGQKYALASGEAPEVATAILEHYLPRGADDILPQTLTGQVVGLADRLDTLVSIFGLGLIPTGSSDPFALRRAANAIVNITWAANLQINLASLLGQIATDFAAKYHKDQAQLITALNDFFLQRIRTLLQEEKQIDYDLVNAVLGENDSEYTDRALQNLLDVRDRALYLQQIRTDGTLDKIYETVNRSTRLAAQGDLDTKQLEPTNLVRTELFQKSSESAFYDGLVNLVPQTQAAQQSRNYQLLVAGLENIAPTVSSFFDGADSVLVIDPNPEIKQNRLHLLGLLRNHARVLADFGAIVKNL